The Mytilus edulis chromosome 4, xbMytEdul2.2, whole genome shotgun sequence nucleotide sequence CACAACAATGACCACAGAATGTGTCCATGTGAATAAACGGCAAGGTGTTCAATTTTGTCCCcttttataaagggacattacTCGAGAACGATGACaataagcattgcgtataagttttataacatttgattgTGGCAaactaatttaaaagtttaagaaaGAAAACCAAATTCGGGATGTATGTACATACGGACGGGCGCACATGGGTAAAACTTTATGCGGGAAATCTAACAGGATTTGAAAAGATTTGACTGTTTATTTAGGGgtcaatattataaaattaatatctcTTTGAAGCGAAGTTAAACATAATTATCATAGATATATGATCTCTCAATGAATAAATTgaattataagttttttttcttttcagagaTTATTCCGTACTAAAGGAGAAATCGCCTCAAGATATCGCCGATGCTTTGCTGTCACTAAAACACACAGTTGTATGCCCATCCTACTCGGGTCGAATGTCACCTTCTGTGCATATTAATCAATGTTCACCAACACCAAACAGTTTTCAGCATCCTcaacatgtttcatatatgagCCCTGGTAATCAGTATCGTCAAAACATGTACTCGCCACCGCCAGGGCCTCAATATGGTGTGTTTCAATATCCAGGAGAAAGTTTTCAAAATCAGGCCAATGTATTTCCATCAATGAGTGTTAATGTTTCGATGAGTATGAATGTTGGAGTTCCTCACGGGATACCAAATAACCAATACAATGTACAACAACAGTGGCAAGGCAATCAACAGACATCTCCTGGAAAATATGTTCCTCAATATCAGCAGCCTCAATATGGTATGGGTCCAGTGTCACCTCaatacaacagtttacaaaatcaTTCCTATCCTCAACCGTATTCATTTACTTCAGAAGTAAGACATATTCCAAGTTCAGACTCAAAGAACTTCCTCTACCGATCAGGTGATTCATGCAAAGCATCACGATTTTGTGCCGTGTCTCACTGGAAGAGGTTGAAATTAACCAGCAATCATCTCAGTGCAGTAAATTTACAAGCGgattcaaataaagttaatttgTGTAGAATTTGCGGTAAGACTTATGCCAGACCAAGTACTTTGAAAACACATCTACGAACTCACTCTGGGGAGAAACCGTATAAATGTTCAACTTGCAGCAAGTCATTTTCACAAGCTGCTAACCTAACAGCACATGTACGAACACATAGCGGAGAAAAACCTTTCAGGTGTCCAATGTGTGATCGGAGATTTTCCCAGAGTTCATCCGTAACAACACACATGCGCACTCATTCTGGTGAACGACCGTACCGGTGTCGCTTGTGTAAGAAAGCATTTTCTGATAGCTCAACGTTAACAAAGCATTTAAGAATTCATAGCGGAGAAAAACCATACCAATGTAAACTTTGCCTTTTAAGATTTTCACAATCTGGTAATCTGAATCGTCATATGAGAGTACACGCTAATTCATCGTAATCTAGCGCCGATAACCTTGGTTACTAAACAGGAATATGTTTTACTTCATCGAAAGACTGAAAATACATTATCGACAAATGAaggtttgacacattccccatttccattctcaattttagttatttaaagttgtataaatgatataaatgatatatgttcgttttactttttttaaatgttgaattattCAAAAGCCGTAGGGTTTTCTACGAAAGAAATTGATTGCCTGAGTAGTAATTGGCACACTCTTTTTCCGAACAACCAATGGTTCTATGTCGCTGCTTTTGAACTTTTTGTCCTCGAAGATATCTtcatcccagtagtcagcattttttCCCGTTCATTAAATATATGTTCAATTTTAGCAAATTTGTTAGATTATTCCAATCACTAAAGATTTTCCACGTCAGGATTGCCGCAGCCgttttggcacaacattttttgaaatttggttgTAAATGCTTTTCAACTTATTCGACGACCAGTTTAAAAAAGGCTTTATATTGTGTCGAGCAGCTGATTCTTTTAATATGAATATACAAACAATCAGTCTTGTAATTGAAATTTGTCAAATGTCGCTCGCTGAAATATATTGGACTCAATACTTTAACAAATTTTCAATGAATCTCAATTTCAGGAAGATTATCTCATGATCCGATAATCTCATTTATAGAAAGTTTGGACTCTATCCGACGAAAaactaacattttataaatattatgcaCGAACTGCAGTTTTCGACAATATGAAATCACAAATAATCTTGATCATCTGAAATATACTATTCTCTTACTCTTATCATTTTATTTAGCTTTTATTGTTTGACTGTTATTACCAGGCCAGCATACTTAGTTCCTAAATTCCCCCGAATCATCCCAAGCAGATCAACCTCCTTCATAACAATTGGCTATCCGGAATGGTAAACTTTGAAAGAATATGTTGTAAGATTGCAGTTGTTCCTACTTTTGTTAtggttttaaattaaaacaacaattacTGACGGGCACTTATACATAAGGTTAGActtaggttggtcccctccgtaaaacattcagtatgccttcggaatatacaaatattgtcaagaatttcaataacggccgggaaacagactaggTTAGACTAgactatgtggtatgagtacTCAACCCGGTTTTGATCATATATAAAGTCATATTACCCACatattgcaccgagtacccataTTGAACCAATTTAGCAAAAACagcagcggaaatcttacaagttttcGTAGAGACtgaaaaatttgtattttttatgatttgaccATATGCATGTCAGTCAGCATAGttcaatatatttgaatatacacGAAACGTTCACAGTATATATTAACAAATGGAGTATTCACTGGAATCGAGTTTGATCACGTAGAAAGTCACAGTAACCAAATTACACTTTATACCAAATATGGTACccatttagcaaaaatagcagagGAAATCTTTCTTAGAGTTCCAGGATTGCAGCAGCCGTTTTGGCacaatattttagaaatttgGTTGTAAATGCTTTTCAACTTAATAAAATGAACTGTTTTGATTTGACCGCCACTGCTGAGTCAGAATAAGATATCATCTGTTTCAACCGAGTGACCCGACAAGTAAAAAAAATCCGGTCAAATGTTTTGAAGAGAAAATACATATATGTTATTTAGATTTTCTGCAAGTTGATATTTCAAGCTTTCAACCTCGATCCTCATTGAATGTGAACTAATTCGGTAAATGAACAAagcgaactataaaaaaaaagttctattgTGTCTATCTTTTTTATGTACTTACTTAGGTTTTCCGATTGAAACCGGAACACATATCGTTGGTAAGGGAAAAATTGTCTGTCACGACCTTCGCTGGTCATCATCAATTTAAAGAATAGCCAATTggaattttacaattttgtacaCACTGCATGGTAGGTAACTTAATCAAAACATTCACAAATTCATATTACACTtcattaaaattttacaattatgtaTCTACATGTTcgaaataaataacaatatgtcaccatAAGATATGTTCTGCTCTCACGCCACAAAACCGCAAAAGGGATAACGATACGACTAAACAAGATGCTATCAGTTTCGGCAAAAACTAAACTTTGTCTCGTCGTCCGTTTTCTTTTGGTCATGATGCTATATATTTTCCTTTGATTTATGATTGTTAACTTTTATCTTCGTCtcttcgtccgtctgtccgtccaaAAAACTTTGAGTTAAAAAATTTCGTCAGAGTTTTTCCTGACTTTATTatgttattgtaatttttttttctttcaattttgcgaatgtgttttgtctatatgcctgtTTGTGCTCCATTGTAACATATCGTCGCggggcttccaaaatgttgtatatgactttttttgcaaaaaatactttttcacACCAACCGGCTTGTAGGGAGGAAATCTCTGATATTCCAAAATATCACACATTCAGACCAATTAAACCAATtaaaataagacatgtgaaaaaaTAGCCAATCTGAATGATTTGAAAAGTTTGGTTCCAAAATGTAGTATGTTAGCTTGTAAATAGTTGTAAAATGACTTTGTGAATAAAAAAACTGGTAGATTTCTCCAGTTATGTGAAAATAAGGTTAGATTTTATATCATAGAATAGTTCcaagtttttatttcacagccatatacaaaaatgttcaagttcacaaacATCATTTTGGAAGcgtatattttaaacaaaatttcaaaattttcaaagcctgtttaagagaatctttttttgaaaaatttgccACATTTTTGAAAGCTCAGCAacgatatttgtttgtttttatagtgattaagattataacaaaatgttgactactgtactcctagttttgacatttttatttattatgtctgtttgtttagttCAAACATAGtcgtcaatataatggaatttgatgcgactgtaatacaagtgagaagtttagctgaTTATAAAACCAGGGTTAAAACACCAATTTCTACACaagaacatgcctgtaccaagtaaggaatatgacagttgttatccattcgtttgatgtgtttgtccttttgattttgccatttgattaggtactttccgtttagaattttcattggagttcagtttttttttgtgattttacatttgaaTGTGTTACAAATTAACAGTTGCTTTAGCTGGCTCAAAATTGTAATTTgataaattgacaattttgagGTATATATCCAAAAAAGAGACGTAGAAATCCAAATACAAAGTAATTTATTTTGGTTAACAATGGTCTTTTTTGCATTTTCAAAACGAGCGTAAAAGAGAGACAACAGATCGCAAAAGGatattcaaaacttataaataaaacagtcaattCCATggcaaaaaacacaacataaataaatcaacaaaaaacattcaaatgaacatagaacacaacatagataactaaagactgagcaacacgaatcccatgattttgattttattgcgCCAATGGTTGAAAAAGGGTGAAGAATATAGAAAAGTTGTACGATAAACAAATCTCTATGGTTTCATTAAGATTATGTTGACCCTGAGATAATACAGGAGGGATTCGGAAAAACTTATTCTATCAACCACATATCGAACAATTTGGAATATGGTAGGATTAACTTTCATGTAAAAACAAACTTTTAgcaaatattgatataaaaagtgAAATCGTTTTCCTTACCTTGAATATAAAATTGGTAAACTTAACGGATACTATTAATAAATGAGCAGGAGATTAAGCAATGTATTATTCTGTTTTCTCTTCCATTTGACGACCATGCAGTAATAATAACATATATGTAtgcattatataaaaataaaaaaatgtgtagtGATTGCCAATCTCTCCTCTATGTGTTTGATTCCTTTCATA carries:
- the LOC139518408 gene encoding protein glass-like, translated to MEYNKSPVEVSVNTYPVATIEVDQVPSIFNISPCAPVYKDYSVLKEKSPQDIADALLSLKHTVVCPSYSGRMSPSVHINQCSPTPNSFQHPQHVSYMSPGNQYRQNMYSPPPGPQYGVFQYPGESFQNQANVFPSMSVNVSMSMNVGVPHGIPNNQYNVQQQWQGNQQTSPGKYVPQYQQPQYGMGPVSPQYNSLQNHSYPQPYSFTSEVRHIPSSDSKNFLYRSGDSCKASRFCAVSHWKRLKLTSNHLSAVNLQADSNKVNLCRICGKTYARPSTLKTHLRTHSGEKPYKCSTCSKSFSQAANLTAHVRTHSGEKPFRCPMCDRRFSQSSSVTTHMRTHSGERPYRCRLCKKAFSDSSTLTKHLRIHSGEKPYQCKLCLLRFSQSGNLNRHMRVHANSS